The genomic segment CGACGAGGCCGCCCGGCGCGCCGCCGTGGACGGCGTGCTGGCGTTTTGCACCGCCGAGCTGGGGCTGGCCTTCCTGGGCGAAGTGCCCTCGCGCATCACCGGCCCCAAGGGCAACCAGGAGTACATCGTGTACCTGGAGAAGCCGGGGGCGTAGGGGGCGGTCTCAGTCCCGGTCCAGCCGGTCCAGCACGGAGCCCAGGGCCTTCAGGTGGGCCTGTTCCTCGCGGGCCAGGGTGGCGAGCAGGTCGCGGGCTTCGGGGGTTGCGGCGCGGGCGGCGCAGCGCGCGTAGAGGTCCATGGCCTGGGCCTCGAACATCATGCCCGTCTCCACCACCGCGCGCGGGTCGGTGAAGTCCGGGCCGTGCAGGGCGATGAACTCGGCAGCGCTGAGCCCGCCCTCCAGGGGCGCGGCCTCGCCGGGCGAACCCCCGGCCCCGGGCTCCGGCTCGCGCCCGGTCATGCGCCGGTAGGTCTCCAGCAGCCGGGCCTTGTGCCGCTCCTCGAAGCCCGCCAGGCGCGTCAGCGTGGCGGCCACCTCGCCCCGGGTCTGCCCGGCCATGGCGGTGTAGAAGTCGCCCAGGGCGGCCTCCATGCCCCAGGCGCGCAGCACGATCTGCGCCGGGTCGCCGTTCTCGGGCAGGGCGCGCAGCCCGGCGTCGGGCGGGCCCGCCGCCGCCGCGCCGCTCCAGGCCGTGATGCCCCCCGCAAGGTTGAAGACCTGGGCGAAGCCCCGGCCCGCGAGCAGGGCCGCCGCCGCCGCGCTGCGGCCCCCGGTGCGGCAGTAGACCACCGTGGGCCGCCCGGGGTCCAGCTCGCCCGCGCGCTCGGCCAGTTCGCCCAGGGGGATGTGCCGGGCGCCGGGCAGGTGCGCCTCGGCGTATTCCCAGTCCTGGCGCACGTCGAGCAGGGTGTGGTCCTGCGGCTTGCGCGCGGCGAGCCAGCTTCTGGCCTGGTCGGCATCCATGGTCCGGTGCTGTGGCATGGGGCGTCCTCCGGGGTAGGGCGGGGTGGAGCGGGGTGGTGTGGGGCCGCGCGGGGGCGGTTGATTCCTTCTAGCCCTTTCCGGGCGCGGGTTCCAGGCAAAAACATGTTTGCCCCGTGGCGCCGAAGCGGGTATAGCCCTGGGAACCAAAGCCACACAACGGCCCCGGAGGATGTCCATGCCGCCCCTGTCCGCGTCGCGAACCCTGCTCCTGGAAGCGCTGGCCCTGCTGGCGCTTGCCGCCGCCATGGCCGCGGTGGTCAACCTGTCGCGCCCCGTACCCTTGCCCTGGCTGGGCAGCGGGCTGCCCGAGGCCCCGGCCGCGTCCGCCGCCATGGGCGCGGCGCCCGAGGCCGCCACCGCTCCGGGCGCTCCGGGCGAGGCCGCCCCGGCCCCCGCCGCCCCCGCCGTGCCCGAGGTGGACACCGCCCAGGCCCTGGCCCTGCACGCCGCCGGGCAGGCCCGTTTCGTGGACGCCCGCTTCGCTGCGGACTTCGCCCTGGGCCATATCCCCGGCGCACTGAACGTGGCGCCCGGGCTGTTCGAGGACCAGATCGCGGCCCTGCTGGAAGCGCCGGACCCTGCGCGGCCCCTGGTGCTGTATTGCAGCTCGCCCACCTGTCCCATGGCCCATGAGCTGGCCCTGTTCCTGGACTCCATGGGCTACGAGGCCCTGAGCGTGTACCCCGGGGGCATGGCCGAGTGGACCGCTGCGGGCGGCCCGGTGGAGGTGGCCCAATGAGCGCGTTCTTCACGACCCTGCGCGTACTGTTCGGGCTGACCTTCCTGGCCGCCGCCGTATCCAAGGCGGCCTACCCCGTGGAGTTTGCGGCCATCGTGGCCAATTATCAGCTTTTGCCCGAAGCCCTGGTGAACCCCGTGGCCCTGCTGCTGCCCTGGGTGGAGATCGCCTGCGGCGCGGCTCTGGTGGCCGGGGTCTGGACGCGGGGCGCGGCCCTGGTGCTGTGCACGCTGCTGGTGGTTTTCCTGGCGGCGCTGGGCGTGAGCGTCATGCGCGGGCTGGACGTGCAGTGTGGCTGCTTCACCGTGGCGCCCCAGGCCGGGGCTTCCATGCGGGCGGACATGATCCGCGACGGCGTGATCCTGGCCGTGGGCCTGCTGGTGCTGGGCCGGGCGATCTGGGAGGAGCGCAGGCGCCGGGCCTCGCTGCGCTTCTGGAACGTGTTCACGCGCCCGCCCGCGTCGGCCTTCGGCGAGCCTGCGGTGCAAAACGGCGTGCTGGTGGTGGGCGATGCGCCCCAGGCCGACCCCCGGCCCGCAGAGCCCGCCCCGGTGTTCGCCGCGCCCGAGGCCGCCCCGGCCCTGGCCCTGGAGATGCCGGACGCGCCGGAACAGGAGGAAGGCCAGGGCCAGCCCGAGGCCCCCGCCCAGCCTGAACCCGGGGCCGACCCGCAGCCCGTGGCCGTCGCGCAGCCCGCCCCTGCCACGCAGCCTGCCGCCTCCGCAGAAAACGACGAAGACGACGAGGCCGCCCGGAAGTTCTAGGGCGTTTCGGCTTGCAGCCTGCCTTGCCGGGGCCGCCTTCGCCAGCGAGGGCGGCCCCGGAGCGTTTCAGGCCCGGGGGAAAACCCCAGAGCGCGTTTCCAACCGCCCGGGCCTGCCGCCAAGCCTGCATCGCCCGCGATTGACCAGCCGAAACGCCCCGGCAGGCTGCCCGAAATACTGGTCTGCCGCGTTGTTCAAAAACCAGGCCCCCGCGTCTGTCTCGACATGCGAGGGCCCGGATTTTTCCGCGCTGCCGCGCCTTTTTTGAACGGCCTGGGGAGGATTTTTCAGCAGTCAGCCTGTCGTGTCCGCAGCTAGGCCGCCCCGGCCTCGGCGGGCAGGCCCCAGACCTCGCGCACGGCCCCGGCCAGGGCGCGCACGAGCCCTTCGCCAGCCCGGCGGGAGCTGGTGACGAAGCTCAGGGCCATGGTGCCCGGGCTGTGGGGGTGCAGGGCCACGGCGCCCCGCGCCGCTGCGGCCAGGGCCTCGGGTTCGCGCATCAGTGCCAGCCCGTGCCCGGCCTCCACCAGCGCCAGCACCACGGATTCATCATCGGCCACGGCGGCCTTCTCGGGGCAGCGGTCCCGCTCGGGGAACAGCGCCTCGGCCACCTGGGTGAACGGGCATTCCGGCGGCGTCCAGACCCAGGGCAGGGCCGCCAGCCCGTCGCAGGCCGTGGCCGCCAGCCGCCCGGCCCAGGCCACGGGCCCCACCACGCGCATGGGCGTCCGCATGACCGTCAGCGCGTCGAACTCCCCGGAAAATGTCCCGAACACATAGCCTGCGTCCAGATCCCCGGCGGCCACGTCGGCCAGCACGCGGTGGGACATGGTGTTGCTGAAGCGCACCTGCACCCCCGGGTGCTCGCGGCGCAGCACGGCCATGAGCCGGGCCCCGCGCAGCAGGTCCGGGCAGGTGTTCAGCCCCACATGCGCCGTGCCCGTGAGCTGGCCGCGCAGGGCGCGCGCGGTTTCCAGCAGGCCCTGGGCGCTGGCCAGGGCCTCGCGGGCCCGCCCGAGCAGCTCCTGGCCGCCCGGGGTCAGGCGCATGCCCCGGGGCGTGCGCTCGAACAGCGCCAGCCCCAGCTCATCCTCCAGGGCCTTGATCTGCGCGCTGACGGTGGACTGGCTGGCGTGGACGCGCCCGGCGGCGCGGGTCAGGTGGCCTTCCTCGGCCACGGCCACGAAGGTGCGCAGCTGATAGAGTTCCATGTTCGGCTCGCGGGCTGGGCGTTCGGCTGGGCCGAACGCGGGGTTCGAAGACTCTCGTTGGATCGCCGGGCGCGGCCCGGAGTAGGGTGGCTGCGTCGGCCAGCGGATGGTGCCCCATCCCGGGGTTTTCGTCCAGGCCCGGCCAGCGCCCCTCCCCTGCGGGGGGCCCGGAGGAAGCATGTCCTGCCGCATTTCGCCCCTGCGCTGTCTGTGGCGCCTTGTCCCGGCCCTGGGTCTGGCGCTGGCCCTGGTCCTGCCCGCTGCCCTGGGCGCCCTGGCCCCCGCCGCCCCCGATGCCCTGGCCCCTTCCGCTTCCGCCGTTTCCGCCTCGGGCCCCGGAGATTTCGCGTCCCTGGCCCGCAGCGCCTCCTGGCGCGGGCCCGCCCCCCGCGCGGCGGACCAGGACCTGTTTGCCCTGCGCTACCGCCTGCTGCGCGCCGACCCCGGGCGGCTCTCGCCGCTGCCCACGGCCTGCGAGGCCTGCATCGCCGCCGCCGTGGACGCCGGGGCGGGCATGGCCGAGGCCGCCAGCCGCTGCCGCCTGGCCTGCGGCCTGCCCTGACGGCGCGGGGCCGTGCCCTCCCGCCCGGGCGGGGGGTGTCCATGGCCGCACGGCTTCTCATGCCCGCCAAAATGCGCTAGCCTTGGGGACAAGGAGTCCGCATGGCCGCACCCGCCCCCGGGGTGGCGCTGGTTCTGGCGCTGCCCGAGCACCTGGAGAGCTTTCTGGAAATCTGGACCCGGCGCATGGGGCTGGCCGGGTATCTGGCCTTCACCACCGCCAAGCGGGAGGACTGCACCCTGTCCTTCCAGTGGTTCCTGGAGCCGCTGCTGGAGCGCCTGCGCCAGGGCGGCAGCGCCCCGGGCTTTGAAACGCTCATCCGCAACGCCGACGGCTGGGCCGACCCCCTGGTGGAGACCGCACGGCGCCACCATTCGCGCGGCGTGACGGCGGGCATGTTCCTGGGCTGCCTGCAGACCCTGGTGCATTCCATCGAGGAGATCATCGAGGCCCAGGACGCCCCCGCCGCCGAGCGTGCCGCCGCCCTGCACCTCGTGCGGCGCTATGGCGACGCCTACGCCGCCATCGTCATGGACGGCTGGGACGCCAAGTCCGGCCACGAGACCCGCAGGCGCCTGGACGCCACCAACCGCGAACTGACCCTGGGCAAGAACAAGTTCGAAAACATGCTGGCCGCCATCTCCGACATGGTGCTGGTGGTCGGGGAGCAGGGCGTCATTGCCGAGGCCAACGAGGCCGCCGTGGTCAGCCTGGGGCGCGACCCCGTGGGCGAGGCCCTGTGGGACGCCCTGGGCCTGGAAGGCCACAGCATGGCCGACCTGCGCCGCTTCTACCCCGTGGAGTCGTCCCACGAGATTCCCATGGCGGACGGGCGGTTCCTGGAAATGAAATTCGTGCCGCTCAGCACCGTGAGCCTCGCGTCCACGGAATCCCTGGTGGTGCTCAGCGACATCACGCCCCACGTCACCCAGCGCGCCATCCTCGAACGCGTCGTCTCCCAGCGTACCGAGGATCTGTTGCGCGAGAAATCCCAGCTCGAAGAGATGAACATCACCCTGCGCCACGTCCTGGGCTCCATCGAGAAGGAGCGCGAGGAATTTGGGCGCGCCGTGGCCCATACGGTGAAGACCGTCATGCTGCCCGCCCTGGCCCGCATCCGCGCCCAGGACGACCCCGCCGTGCGCAAGGGCTACGCGGACGTGCTGGAAGACCAGATGGTGCGCCTGGCCCCGGGCACGGACGGCGGGCAGGACGCCCGCCTGCTCAAGCTCACCCCGGCGGAGCTGCGGGTCTGCCGCTTCCTGCAGGCCGGAAGCTCCACCAAGGACATCGCCGAGGCCATGCACCTCTCCCCGGGCACCGTCCAGACCCACCGCAAGAACATCCGCAAGAAGCTCGGGCTCCAGGGCCAGGGCGTCAGCCTCTACACCTTCCTGCAGACCATCGACGCCGCCTTTTCTCCTATTGGGTAGATAGGAATACCCATTTTATCACCGCTCCCTCACCTTGTTGCCCTGGGTGCGCCTGGCGTATCCAATGGAACATGGATGGTCCTCCCTTTCCCGGCAGGGGGGACGCAACGCAGGGAGGCCCCATGGAATCACGACAGGACAGGACGGCCCTGACCACGGCGCTGCGCGACTTCTTCTTCGCCTCGGGCGGGGAGGCGCTGCGCCAGGCCTACGCGCGCCTGGGCGCGGTGCCCGGCGCCCCGGCGCCGCGCGTGGACGACTGGGAGCGCGAGGAATTCGCCTTCAACCGCCTCTTCGTGGGCCCCGGCGCGCTCCAGGCGCCGCCCTTCGCCTCGGTGTATCTCGACGCCGAGCCCCAGGTCATGGGCCCGACAACGCTTCTTGTGCGGCGCATCTACGCGGCGGCGGGCCTGGCCTCGCCCTGGGGCGGGGCGTTGCCCGACGACCACCTGAGCCTGGAGCTGGACGCCGCCGAGGCCATGGCCGCCAGCCTGGACGCGACCCCGGACGAGGGGCTGGCCCGGCTGCGGGCCTTCCTGGTGGCCGAGCACATGGCGGCGTGGATTCCCGGGCTGGTGCGCGCGGTGGAGCGCAGCGGCGAGGCCGCCCCGGGCGTGCTCCACGCCGTGCGCCGGCTGCAGGACTGGATGGAAGACGAAAGGGCGGCTGCGGGCACCGTGGCCGCCGGATGAACCTCTCACCTTGGAGGATGGCATGAGGTACAAGACCCCCCAACAGCGGGACCGGGCCTGCGGCCCGACCCTGGACCGCAGGCGGTTCCTGCAGGGGCTGCTGGCCTCGGGCGTGGCGGCGGCGCTGCCCTGCGGCCTGCTGGCGCCCGCACCGGCAGCGGCCAAAACCATCGCCTACGAGGGCAACTACGACGTTTTCCGCAACGCCTGCCCGCGCAACTGCTACGACACATGCAGCATCAAGACCTACGTCAAGGACGGCGTGATCCAGTTCGTCGAGGGCGCGCCGGAATCGACCTTCACCCACGGCGGGCTGTGCGTGAAGGGCTACAGCTACACCCGCCGCCCCTACAGCCCCGACCGCATCAAATACCCCATGGTGCAGCAGGGCCGGGGCAGCGGCAACTGGAAGCGCGTTTCCTGGGAAGAAGCCATGGGGCGCATCGCCGACAAGCTCCTTGAGATCCAGGACAAGGACGGCACCATGCTCGGCCTGGGGCTGACCAAATACTCCGGCAACTTCGGCATCACCAACTACGGCGTGGAGGGCATGCTGACCTCCCTGGGCTACACCACGCGCTTCATGGGCACGCCCTGCTGGCCCGCAGGCATCGACGCCCAGAACTACGACATGGGCAACATGTGGTGCAACGATCCCGAGGACATGGTGGACTCGCGTTACATCATCCTGTGGGGCGGCAACCCGGCGTGGTGTTCCGTGCACAGCATGAAGTACATCTACGAGGCCCGGCGGCGCGGGGCCAAGGTCGTGGTCATCGACCCCATCCTGACCCAGACCGCAGCCAAGGCCGACGTGTTCTGGCAGGTGGAGACCTCTTCCGACGGCGCCCTGGCCCTGGGCATGGCCCGGCATATCCTGGACAAGGGCCTGGTGGACGAGCCCTGGGTGCGCGCCAATTCCGTGGGCTTCGACGCCTTTGCCGACTACCTGCGCAGCGAGGTCAGCCTGGAGTGGGCCGCCCAGCAGTCGGGCATCCCCGCGCAGCAGATCGCCGAGGTGGCCGAGGAGTTCGCCCAGGCCAAGCCCGCCACCATCTGGATCGGCTACGGCATGCAGCGCCACGTCAACGGCGGGGCCAGCGTGCGCAGCATCGACGCCCTGGTGGCCATGACGGGCAACGTGGGCAAGGTCGGCGGCGGCGCGCGCTACGGCCATCTGCAAACCTGGGGCTTCAACTACCACGCCCTGCTCCAGCCGCGCC from the Desulfocurvus vexinensis DSM 17965 genome contains:
- a CDS encoding rhodanese-like domain-containing protein; its protein translation is MPPLSASRTLLLEALALLALAAAMAAVVNLSRPVPLPWLGSGLPEAPAASAAMGAAPEAATAPGAPGEAAPAPAAPAVPEVDTAQALALHAAGQARFVDARFAADFALGHIPGALNVAPGLFEDQIAALLEAPDPARPLVLYCSSPTCPMAHELALFLDSMGYEALSVYPGGMAEWTAAGGPVEVAQ
- a CDS encoding molybdopterin-dependent oxidoreductase yields the protein MRYKTPQQRDRACGPTLDRRRFLQGLLASGVAAALPCGLLAPAPAAAKTIAYEGNYDVFRNACPRNCYDTCSIKTYVKDGVIQFVEGAPESTFTHGGLCVKGYSYTRRPYSPDRIKYPMVQQGRGSGNWKRVSWEEAMGRIADKLLEIQDKDGTMLGLGLTKYSGNFGITNYGVEGMLTSLGYTTRFMGTPCWPAGIDAQNYDMGNMWCNDPEDMVDSRYIILWGGNPAWCSVHSMKYIYEARRRGAKVVVIDPILTQTAAKADVFWQVETSSDGALALGMARHILDKGLVDEPWVRANSVGFDAFADYLRSEVSLEWAAQQSGIPAQQIAEVAEEFAQAKPATIWIGYGMQRHVNGGASVRSIDALVAMTGNVGKVGGGARYGHLQTWGFNYHALLQPRPEGAKGFVGGGALKGDFHFAGDEGAVEYTDRSMNINKIAQEILDAKEPPVRVLWVSCKNPMSQDFDRAKLQRAFDSLELVVTVDQFFNETVKQSDIVLPVTTLFEEWTINASYWHYWVGINEQAIQPMYETKSNIEIAAALSKAMNERRPGSCTFPTEIDTRDWMAREFNSGIYDMLGIKDWEDLRQGPRKARMHPAAWHDLKFATPSGKYEFQSELCAEHGHQALPAYKAPRPAYDKLRVLTPHTKFSIHSQFVNLDWMEDFNPKPFVYLHPATAAQRGIASGDMVRVFNKTGEVRLEAKLTDNVPAGCVLMYEAWFRNNDFNCQYLVDDESSDMGAYKTGAPGVAIHDQFADVARA
- a CDS encoding MauE/DoxX family redox-associated membrane protein gives rise to the protein MSAFFTTLRVLFGLTFLAAAVSKAAYPVEFAAIVANYQLLPEALVNPVALLLPWVEIACGAALVAGVWTRGAALVLCTLLVVFLAALGVSVMRGLDVQCGCFTVAPQAGASMRADMIRDGVILAVGLLVLGRAIWEERRRRASLRFWNVFTRPPASAFGEPAVQNGVLVVGDAPQADPRPAEPAPVFAAPEAAPALALEMPDAPEQEEGQGQPEAPAQPEPGADPQPVAVAQPAPATQPAASAENDEDDEAARKF
- a CDS encoding LysR family transcriptional regulator — encoded protein: MELYQLRTFVAVAEEGHLTRAAGRVHASQSTVSAQIKALEDELGLALFERTPRGMRLTPGGQELLGRAREALASAQGLLETARALRGQLTGTAHVGLNTCPDLLRGARLMAVLRREHPGVQVRFSNTMSHRVLADVAAGDLDAGYVFGTFSGEFDALTVMRTPMRVVGPVAWAGRLAATACDGLAALPWVWTPPECPFTQVAEALFPERDRCPEKAAVADDESVVLALVEAGHGLALMREPEALAAAARGAVALHPHSPGTMALSFVTSSRRAGEGLVRALAGAVREVWGLPAEAGAA
- a CDS encoding helix-turn-helix domain-containing protein, encoding MAAPAPGVALVLALPEHLESFLEIWTRRMGLAGYLAFTTAKREDCTLSFQWFLEPLLERLRQGGSAPGFETLIRNADGWADPLVETARRHHSRGVTAGMFLGCLQTLVHSIEEIIEAQDAPAAERAAALHLVRRYGDAYAAIVMDGWDAKSGHETRRRLDATNRELTLGKNKFENMLAAISDMVLVVGEQGVIAEANEAAVVSLGRDPVGEALWDALGLEGHSMADLRRFYPVESSHEIPMADGRFLEMKFVPLSTVSLASTESLVVLSDITPHVTQRAILERVVSQRTEDLLREKSQLEEMNITLRHVLGSIEKEREEFGRAVAHTVKTVMLPALARIRAQDDPAVRKGYADVLEDQMVRLAPGTDGGQDARLLKLTPAELRVCRFLQAGSSTKDIAEAMHLSPGTVQTHRKNIRKKLGLQGQGVSLYTFLQTIDAAFSPIG
- a CDS encoding rhodanese-like domain-containing protein, which translates into the protein MPQHRTMDADQARSWLAARKPQDHTLLDVRQDWEYAEAHLPGARHIPLGELAERAGELDPGRPTVVYCRTGGRSAAAAALLAGRGFAQVFNLAGGITAWSGAAAAGPPDAGLRALPENGDPAQIVLRAWGMEAALGDFYTAMAGQTRGEVAATLTRLAGFEERHKARLLETYRRMTGREPEPGAGGSPGEAAPLEGGLSAAEFIALHGPDFTDPRAVVETGMMFEAQAMDLYARCAARAATPEARDLLATLAREEQAHLKALGSVLDRLDRD
- a CDS encoding TorD/DmsD family molecular chaperone, translating into MESRQDRTALTTALRDFFFASGGEALRQAYARLGAVPGAPAPRVDDWEREEFAFNRLFVGPGALQAPPFASVYLDAEPQVMGPTTLLVRRIYAAAGLASPWGGALPDDHLSLELDAAEAMAASLDATPDEGLARLRAFLVAEHMAAWIPGLVRAVERSGEAAPGVLHAVRRLQDWMEDERAAAGTVAAG